In one window of Juglans regia cultivar Chandler chromosome 3, Walnut 2.0, whole genome shotgun sequence DNA:
- the LOC109010025 gene encoding mannose-1-phosphate guanylyltransferase 1-like produces MKALILVGGFGTRLRPLTLSVPKPLVEFANKPMILHQIEALKAIGVTEVVLAINYQPELMLNFLKEFEKKLEIKITCSQETEPLGTAGPLALARDKLIDGSGEPFFVLNSDVICEYPLKEMIEFHQSHGGEASIMVTKVDEPSKYGVVVMEETTGKVEKFVEKPKIFVGNKINAGIYLLNPSVLDRIELRPTSIEKEVFPKIAAEQKLYAMVLPGFWMDIGQPKDYITGLRLYLESLRKKSSGKLASGPHIVGNVLVDETAAIGDGCLIGPNVAIGAGCVIESGVRLSRCSVMRGVRIKKHACVSSSILGWHSTVGRWARVENMTILGEDVHVGDEVYTNGGVVLPHKEIKSSILKPEIVM; encoded by the exons ATGAAGGCGCTTATTCTCGTTGGAGGGTTTGGAACACGGTTGAGGCCTTTGACACTCAGTGTGCCAAAGCCGCTGGTTGAATTTGCCAACAAACCCATGATACTGCATCAG ATTGAAGCTCTCAAAGCTATTGGAGTAACTGAAGTGGTCTTGGCCATCAATTATCAACCAGAG CTTATGCTGAATTTCttgaaagaatttgagaaaaagcTTGAGATAAAGATTACCTGCTCACAGGAGACTGAACCCCTTGGTACAGCAGGTCCTTTAGCTCTAGCAAGGGACAAACTGATAGATGGCTCTGGCGAACCTTTCTTTGTCCTCAACAGTGATGTTATATGTGAGTACCCGCTGAAAGAAATGATTGAATTCCACCAAAGTCATGGAGGGGAAGCTTCCATTATGGTAACCAAG gTCGATGAGCCATCAAAATATGGCGTGGTGGTTATGGAAGAAACTACTGGAAAAGTAGAAAAGTTTGTAGAGAAACCAAAAATATTTGTGGGCAACAAGATTAATGCTGGAATCTACTTGTTGAACCCATCTGTTCTTGATCGGATTGAACTGCGGCCCACCTCAATTGAAAAAGAGGTCTTTCCCAAGATTGCAGCAGAGCAAAAGCTCTATGCTATGGTATTGCCTGGGTTTTGGATGGACATTGGACAACCGAAGGATTACATCACTGGCCTAAGACTGTACCTGGAATCCTTGCGGAAAAAATCATCAGGAAAATTGGCAAGTGGGCCTCACATTGTAGGAAATGTTCTTGTTGATGAGACTGCTGCAATTGGGGACGGATGTCTTATTGGACCTAATGTAGCCATTGGTGCAGGATGTGTAATTGAGTCGGGGGTTAGGCTCTCACGCTGTTCTGTAATGCGAGGAGTTCGAATAAAGAAGCATGCTTGCGTCTCCAGTAGCATCCTTGGATGGCATTCCACTGTTGGGAGGTGGGCTCGAGTAGAGAACATGACAATCTTGGGGGAAGATGTTCATGTTGGTGATGAAGTTTATACTAATGGAGGTGTTGTCCTGCCGCATAAGGAGATAAAATCTAGTATTTTGAAACCAGAGATTGTCATGTGA